The following DNA comes from Spirochaetales bacterium.
GGTGAAATCCGGCGAAAACGGATTTCTTCCCGGCGGATTGTTCAAGGGGTTCCTCTGTAAATACCCCGAAAGCAACCTTATGTATTCGAAAATGATGTACGTGAATATTTTTGTCAATCAGATCAGGGGTGATAAATACAAAAAAAAGGCGGCAAAAACGGAACTCTGGAAAGGTCAGTGCAATCACGCCTACTGGCATGGAAAATTCGGTGGCATATACCTGAATCATCTGCGTAAGGAAGTCTACCGCTCGCTTATCGAGGCGGAACTCATGACGCGGGACAAGGGGATGTTTCTTCCTTCCATCATTACCGCGGATTTCGATATGGACGGGATCGACGAATATCTCTACCAGGGGGACAAGCTGAATGCCTATGTCCACAGAAAGGGCGGTATGCTGTTCGAGCTCGATTATCTTCCACGCTGCTGGAATTACCTCGATACATTGTCCCGTTCGCTCGAATACTATCACGGATACAGGGAGCGGGAAAACGGGTACGACTGGTATATGAGAAAGGCATTTATCGATCATATATTTTCTCCGGCAATCACGCCCGGATCTTTTAAGAAGATGGAGTATGATGAACTCGGTGATTTTATCAATCAACCCTATGAGTGCAGCCGGATAGACAAGGAGAACCTCGAACTTGAGTTGAGCCGTCACGGAACGTTTCGCGGTGATAACGAAAACAACGGGTTGCTGATCGAGAAGAAATATCTCTTCAAAACCTCGTTCATCGAGGTTCACTATACTCTGACCAATACGTCGGAACGCCCGTATGAATTTTTTTTCGGGATCGAGATCAATCTCGCTTTCTCCTATAATCACCCGGAGGATTTTCGCATCACCATTACCGGGAACGGGAAAACATCGACTCTGGGGAACGGTGATGCCGAAGCCGGCAATGTCGAATCGTGCGTCATCGATGACCTGCATAACAGTACCGTCATTACCCTGAACTCGACCCGCTCCTTTTCACTTTTCAGCCATCCGGTTGAAACGATATCCCAATCGATCGAAACCCTTGACAGGATTTATCAATCGTCCTGTTTCCTCGCCACATGGAATCTCAGTCTTTCGCCGCAGGGAACATGGAACAATGTGCTCCGGCTTTCTATAAAAAAGAAAAAATAAAGACCGTATCGCCGGTCATCGCGGCTTCGTATGTACGGGCGATTCATCCTGTACGAACGGGAACCTTTCATGATATAGTGACGTTATGGAAAGAGTGGATTGTGTCATTATCGGGGCCGGGGTGGTCGGTCTCGCTTTAGCGCGAAAACTTTCAGACCGGCTGAACGATGTCGTCCTTGTCGAACAGCATGAAAGCTTTGGGAAGGAAACCTCGAGCCGTAACAGCGAAGTGATCCATGCGGGACTTTATTACCCGGAGGGGACACTCAAGGCATCCCTGTGTGTCGAGGGAAACCGGCTTTTGTACGATTATTGCAGGGATTATAACATCCCCCACATGAAAACGGGAAAACTCGTTGTCGCCGTTCATGAAACCGACATTGGTGTTATCGAAACCCTCTTCAAACAGGGAAAAGAAAACGGGGCGGCCGGCCTTTCCCTCATTTCCGGAAGCGCTGCCGCGGGTTATGAAGCCTCCCTTTCGGTTGCCGGCGCCCTGGTTTCTCCCTCTACCGGTATCCTCGACACACATGCGCTCATGAAGTCGTTTCAGACTTGCGCGGAAGAAAGGGGGGCGATGTGCGCGTACGGTTGTCAGGTGCGGGGGATCTCCGGAAGCGGAGGGGATGGGTATATCGTCGAAATTCTCGATGCCGATGCTCGCGTCATGACGCTGGAGACGGAGATACTCATCAACAGCGCCGGACTTTCCTCCGACAGGATAGCTTCGATGGCGGGAATCGATATCGATGATGCCGGTTACCGGATTCATTATTCAAAGGGCGAATATTTCAGGATTAATGGGTTTCCTCCGTGGACGATGAAGCATCTGGTTTATCCGCCGCCGGGACGTACGAGTTTAGGCATCCATACGGTGATCGATCTCCAGGGCCGGCTCAAACTCGGGCCCAATGCCTTCTATGTGAATGATATCGCCTATGACGTCGAGCCTTCGCATCTTGAGGAGTTTCACGAATCGGTAAAAACATTTCTTCCGTTTATCGAAAAAAAGGATCTCTCACCCGATATGGCGGGAATACGCGCGAAGCTGCAGAAACCGGGTGACGGATTCAGGGATTTCGTCATTTGTCATGAAACCGGACGCGGAATGCCCGGTTTTATCAATCTCATCGGTATAGAATCACCCGGCCTGACAAGCTGTCTGGCTATCGCGGATCATGTGGCGAATATGCTCTGATGTATTGAATTGCCGGCCGGTATGTCTTATAGTTAAGGACAGGATGGGAGGATATGTTGTGGAAGAAAAGAGGCAATATCCACGGGTCGCAGTCAATACGACAATCGATATAAAAGATAATTTCAGGGCGGTCATCAAGGACGTCAGTGAAAACGGAATTCGTATGGTATTCGATAAAGTACTCCCGGATGAAGATATTCTGCTTTTCGTCCCGCTTTTTAATGAAGAAAGAATATGTATGGAAGCGAAGGTCATCTGGAAAAAGGAAGCGGTGGAGAACGAGGTCGAATACGGACTCAGTATCGTCTCGATAAGTGACATTGACAAAATCAAATTGAAGCGGTTCATCGATGAAAAGCTTTCGGCGGGAGATGATTTCGAGGAAAAGAGAAGATGCGGCCGGGCGGATCTCAATATCGTCGTGAATTATGCCATCAAGACCAATGCCGTTACAAAGAATATCAACAAGAACGGCATCTGCATCATTACAGAAGAAATGCTTCCGGAGGGTGTCATTATCATGCTCATTATTTTTATACCGGAGAAGGTCAGTATAAAGGCCTATGGGAAGGTCGCCTGGAGCAGGGAGGTGAAATCCGGTAAGTTCGAAAGCGGGATCGAGTTCTGGGAAATTCGCAGAAGCGACAGGGAAGACCTTGAAAAATATATCGAAACGACATCGAATATCGGCAACAAGGTATAGCGGTCCATCGGTTTACATGATAATAAAAACAGGCATATTTATATTGGTTTTCGGATTGGGAAGCCCCATGATAAGCGCCGAAGAAATCCTGACGTACCGGGTCGTCACCGGAAAAAAAGAGGAGTTCGAATCATACCGCATCAAAAAGACGGAACAAGGATATACGATTACGTGCGGGGATATTATTTCCCGTTTCGACAACAATTACTCCCAGATTTATTGGAAATATACCGATTCGAAATCGGGACACGATTTTTGCGCCGAAAGAAGGGGAAAGGTCATTGTCCTTTACGGGATATTCAAGGGAAAACGGATAAAAAAGGAATATACCATCGAAAACGGGCAGTGGACCCAGAGCGCTCATTTTTCACTTGATCCTTTCATACGGTCGACGCTCGGCAATACACGATTCTGGTTTATCAGCCCTCACGATCTCGCTATTTTGGAAATCGAGGCAAAAAAACTCGAATACGAACAAATGACGATCGGCGATAAAAAAGAAACACTTCTCAACGTGAGGATACGTCCGACCGGTTTTGCCGGTAATTTCTGGCATGGCGATTACTGGTTCCGAAAGAAAGACTCCCTCTTTGTCCGATACCGGGCCGTTCACGGACCGCCGGGAACCCCCCCGACGATCAAGGAAATAGAGTCGAATCGATCCGGGCCGGTTGACAGGATGATCCCCGTCGAATAAAGTAAAAACCTGATACCTTGCTTGCTTGCCGCAATGCCGCCCCGTGATTCCGGAGGTGGGGACGGTTTTCAATAAAGGCAGGAAGGAAATATCGTATGATGCTGGAAGTGTATCTGGTTGTCGCCGCATTCATCTGCCTCTTTTTTCTTCTGCTTTCACTGAAAAACAGCGCGACTCTCAAACAATATTCTTCCTCACCGCATCGCGCTTCAGGGCCTAAAGTGTCGATTATTATCCCGGCCAGGAATGAAGCATCGAATATCGGGCGATGCCTCGATTCACTGCTTTGCCAGAATTATAAAAACTATGAGGTGCTGGTCATCGATGACAATTCAACGGACGCCACATGGCAGATAATGAAGGTGTACCGGAGTAAATCCGATAAAATAAGGATTTACATGGGGTTGCCCCTCGAAGAGGGATGGAACGGCAAGCAGTATGCCTGCCAGCAGCTTGCCGAAAAAGCCGACGGCGATATACTGGTGTTTACCGACGCCGATACCGTTCATTTTCCTGCGAGTATACGGTGGCTGGTCGATACCATGGAGCATCATCAAGCCGGCTTCATGTCAGGCTATCTTTATCATGAAATCGGGTCGATCGGCGAAGCCGTAGTGGTTCCCTCCATGTACATCATGACCGCCCTGCTGATGCCGTTATGGCTGATCCCGGAGAAAAACAATCCCGCCCTTTCATTCGGTATCGGGCAGCTTCTGGTCTGCCGAAGGCAATCATTTGATGCGGTCGGAGGATTCGGGCAATGCAGGGATTCTGTTGTCGAAGACATGTCCCTGGCACGGCTTATGAAAGCACAGGGATATAAATGTGTATTCCTCGACGCGAAAGAATATATTCGCTGCAGAATGTACACCTCTTTCGGTTCGGCATTCAGGGGGTTTTCCAAAAACCTGTACGGCGCCCTGCATCAGAACCCGGCCTTTTTTTGCGGTCTTTTTTTCGTTATTGCCGGTATCGTCGAGTTTCCCTTTCTCCATTTTCTGGATGTGCTTTTGAATGGAAACGGCAATATACTGCTCGCGGGCTTGCCCGTGATATTGTTTTTCTCGACATGGCACCTCACCATTACGGACAGGAAACTGAATCCCCTTATTTCACTCCTCTATCCCGTCCTGTTTGTGAATATTATGGCCATTGCGCTGATTTCTTTTATGAAAACCGGATTGGGAAAGGGAGTCGAATGGAAAGGGCGGCTCGTCGGGTGCCATACAAAAACTTCCGGAGGAGAGAAAAAGCCTTGAAAAAGCGTTTTTATGAACCACGCTTTTCACTATCCTCCCGGTGTATATTCTGGTTTACCCTCTTTGCCGTTATCATCTTTGATATCATTGTCGGCAGGTTCAAGGTGAGGGGAAGGGAGAACCTCCTGAAAGTACGGCGGGGCGGGGCTTTTCTTGTCTCCAATCACACAATGTATCTGGATCCGGCTTTTATCGCCCATGCGATAGCCCCGCGCCGGACATGTTTTACGGCAATGGAAGAAACCTTTCGGAGAAAATGCATCGGGCCGTATATCAGAAGCCTGGGGGCCTTTCCCGTCTCGCAGACCATGCCTGCCAATCTCCTCATTGATGCCGTCAAGGGTGCATTCGGCCGCAACTGGTTTGTCCATTTTTTCCCCGAAGGGGAACTCGATATTCTCGATCCCTCGGTAAGAGAATTCAAAAGGGGGGTGTTTTTCCTTGCCGTTCTCCTCGATAAACCGGTGATTCCCGTTGCCGTCATCACGAAACCGAGACGAGCGTTTTCGGATGTATTGAACATATATTTATCCAGGATCGAAATCGTCATCGGGAAACCACTCTTTCCACGGGCGTTCGGAAAACCCGGCGGAAGCAGAAAAGACCGGGTCACAATGATGCAACATCATGCGCGGCATTTGATCGAGCATGAAATAAACAGAAGGCGCCGTGAGATGTTCAACTGACGGATTTTTCGAAGAAACCGCTGAAGCGGTCGGGAAATCTACCTTAATGTTTGGTCTCGCCTTGACAAACCCCGGGTGAGCACTATACTTTTTGGTAAGTTATATGAACAAAAAAAATCTTTTATTGCTTTACGCGAGATCGAATCTCAATATAGTTCTGTCATTGAGCACTGTTGTTCTCATCGTCGTCTCTATTTCCGTATTTACCGGTTTGTTGAGGATTTTCATGCCTTTGATTATTTTCTTTTTTTATATTTTTATCAGTTTTTTTATCCTGCTCGGAAGGCGGGGTGCACAGGAAATTCTTTCCGAAGCGGATGAAGACAGACGAAGGCATGTCGGGAAGGTAATCACCCGTTACCGGGAAATGCGGGACAGGATTTCCTTTTTGAGAATCGGGAATGAAGAAATCGGCAAGACGCTCGAGTATTTCCTCCTTGTCTCCGGCAACTACCTGAACAAATGCAGGGAACTCTCGACATATTCGCCGCAAGCCAACGCGAAAATAGAAGAGGTACTCGGTGTCTGCCAGAATTACCTTGAAGAATATGACCAGCAGTTGACGGGAAAACGGTATGGAATAGAGGATAACGATAATCTTGACGAATACACGGCGAAAACGGTCGATATCATCAGGAAGGCGGGCGAATGTATCGAGGAAAATATCGAAGAGGAACTCGTCGGACTTACCAGGAAAGAAAAAATGGAAATAATCGAGGAAATGAATGACGAGGAGTGATTATTGATCGGGGCTAAATACAGCCGGTTCGGCCGGAAATAGATCAAAGGCCGGATCACCGGACAAACGGCCTTCCGGCGGTACCGGATGAGGCGATATCACCAGGGGGATGTGCTTATGAAAAGAACGGTTGTGATCCTGCTTGCGGCTTTCTGCGTTTGCAATCTCTATTGCCTTCAGGCGGATCTTGAATCGGTAGAGATAGATTGCGTTATCCGGCCGGACGGCAACGCGGACGTTTTTTACCGCCTGCAGTGGCATGCGAGCGGGGGTGAAATGCACGGGTTCTATTTTGAGGGCATGGCGGCGGACCCCTATTTTAATATGGATCGCTGTTTCGCGGACCTCGATACCGGCGAACGGGTTCCCCTCGAGATAGACGAGTTGAGGTCGAGGTATTACGATGTGATCCTGGGAGACGGCAAGGGATTCAGCGGCCGCGCCTATTATTTTATCAATTACGGAGCGGATTTTGCCGGATATGGATGTATCGGTTATACCGATTCGGAAGAGTTCGGCAGGCTTTTCTACTTCGACTGGGCGCCGGTCCAGTGGGATGAATCCCTCCTTCACAGAACAGTAAGAATCGTCCTTCCCGTCATTGTCTCAACCGATGAGGTCGATGACGAGACGATCGGATCGATCAACTTCCGTACCGAACCATTTGTCAACAAACAGAATAAAATCGATTACTTCGGCGTTCCCGGCGATGACGGAAGACATTATCTTACCGTCCGGTTTCATCAGGACGATGTGCCGGGGATGGCGGCACAGCGGATCCAATTCTATATCGATGCCGCGGCCGTCCCGATGGAAGAAGGGGTTCTTTCCGTTCATTCCCCGGAAACAAGCGGCCGGAACGAGGAAGTGGTGACGGAAGATATCGAAAGGCAATCCACGGAGTACATCGAGCCCGCCGATGATACGCGTATCATGTTTATCGTGGTGATAGGAGTATCGGTGGCGTTCGCGGTTCTGATCGCGATCAGAAAATCGGTCGGATTCGAGGGCGTCACAGAAAGGGTCGAAAATATACGGTGGGCGGGGGAAAACTGGATACCGCCGAAACTTATCGTCGGGTCATATCAGGTGAAGGGGAAAATCGTCAAGGACCTTCATCCCATCGAGGTCGCCCTGCTGCTGGAGATGCCCCTGCCCAAGATAGTGGCGATTATGCTGGACGGATTGAAGCGGCAGGGTATCATCGAAATAGACTCCGAAGATCCGCTTCGAATACGTATCGTCTCCGCCCGGAAGGCGGAGCATGAATATGAGGAACTCTTTCTGCGGGCTTTCGATACGAAAGGGAATGTGCTTTCCGGTGTGCTTTCCGATTTTTTCGAAAAACTCCTCGTAGCGCTTCAGGAAAAAATTTGGGATTGCGACCTTGAGGCAATGAAAGAATACTACACAAAGAAACTGGAATCGGAATCCGAAACGGAAAAAGGCCTGACCGGCCCCTATTACCATTACTGGTATTCATACTATCACATTTACCACCATACCGATGCCTACAGCCGGCTTCATCTGCCCGCCGGTCTCGATTCGGATTACAGGACGTTTATGGCATCATCTGCGTGCTTTACCGGGTGTTTTACCCCGCCCGCCGTCGCCGCAGGCGGCGGTGTCGACGCATGCTACTCAGCCTGTCATAATGCCTGTCATTCCGCCTGCCACTCGGCATGCCATTCCGCCTGCCACTCCGCCTGCCATTCCGCCTGCCATTCGGCGTGTGTTTCCGGGGGCGCACATTGAAAAAGGAGAGGCTTTTATGGATAGATTCGTTTATCGATAATGTCAGGGAGCATCTTTTGCTCAGGGAAGAAGACGATGTTCTCATCATACCGCCGAACAGGGTTTATAAAGTCAACGAATCCGGCAGGAAATTGCTTCGGTTTCTTCTGGACGGCGGGCGTATCGGGGATGTTACCGATATCACCGACGGCGAGCGGACGGAGCAGGTTCATTGGTTTTTCTGCGATCTCAGGGCTTTTTTTTCCGGCTGTCCGGAGGCCCCCGAAGCGAGGAGGGCGGTCGAACGAATCAATTTTTCCTTTGATTTCACCCGGCTTCCCGTTCTTGGAGAAATCGCCGTAACGTACCGGTGCAACAACCGCTGCCTTTTCTGTTATGCGGGGTGCGGCGGCCGGAAAAAAGGAAAAGAACTCGGGACACGCCGGATTGAACGGATCATCGGAATATTCAAGGAAAAGGCAAAAATACCCTTTTTTTCATTTACCGGCGGCGAACCCCTGCTTCGGGACGATCTCGAACATCTGGTTCGTTACGCGGTCGCGCGTGGACTCCGCGTAAACCTTATCACAAACGCCACCCTTTTTACCACGCGGCGGGCGCGAGCCCTGTTTCGGGCGGGATTAAGGACAGCGCAGGTAAGCGTCGAAAGCCATGACGAAGAGGTTCATGACCGGCTGACCGGTAATCCCGGTTCTTACAGGAAAACACTCGCCGGCATCGAGATGCTTCAGGAGGCGGGGATATCGGTACAGACGAATACGACACTCAATGGTATCAATGCTTTCGGTATCGAACACCTTCCGGCTTTTCTGTCGGCCCTCTGTATCAAGCGCTTTTCTCTGAACCTCTTCATCCCCTCGGGCCGGGGTCTCGAGTATAATCAGCTTTTTTTCCCGTATTCGGCTGCCGGCCCGGTTATCGAGACAATGCAAAAAGAGGCGCGGAAGCACGGCCTCGTCTTTTACTGGTATTCCCCGGTTCCGCACTGTTTGTTCAATCCGATCGCGCACGGATTGGGAAACAAGTCATGCGCCGCGATGGACGGGTTGATATCGGTCTCACCGGAGGGTGACGTTCTTCCCTGTTCCTCCTATCCCGAACCGATGGGAAACCTGTTACTGGAGGAGTTCGAGGCCGTATGGTTTTCAAAGCGGGCCGCCTTTTTTAAGAACAAATTGTTCGCGCTTCGGGAATGCGAGGGGTGCTCCATGTTTACTGCGTGCCAGTCCGCCTGTCCCCTCTATTTTCAGTACGCGGGCGCGGATGAAATAAAGGCCGGACGGGCGTCCCTCGAGAAAAGAAAACGAGTATTGGTGGAGGAAAGATCATGAAAATCAGGTTTCTCGTTATCCCGGCAATGCCATTGATCGTGCGAATTCTACTTTTTGCCGTGTTTGCCGGTACCGGATTGTTCTTTCAACTCCGGCTGCCCGATGCCGTGCTCCCGGGATTTTTAGTAATGGCGGCGGGGAGCCTTTTATTGTTGGCCCGCCACTACAGGAATAAACCGGTCGATCTGGGTTTCGAGGACTGGAGACCGGCCTCGAAACGTGAGTTCGAGAGAATAAAGAATAATCTGGCCATGACGAAATCGATCAAATACCCTTTTGTCTTCAAACCGGCCCTGGGGGTGCTTTTTATCGTCCTTATCGGGATAGCAGGATTTTTCGCCCTGATCGAAGAAGAAGAGGAACTCCTCATCCTGCTTGCGGACGCGGCGATCCTGCTGCTGCCGGTGAGTTTCAGCGGGCAGGTCAAACTCTGGACACCGCGGGAACTTGATCTCAAAATGGGCCGGCTCGCTGCGGTCATGGACAAAGGGGAATCTTCACCGCACGGCTTTATCATTACCCCGTATATCAGACTCGACAAAGACAAGGAGGGAAAACAGATTCCCGAAGATATCAGGCTGATGATCGAACCGCGGAGAAAGCCGGAGGATTTTATCGGCGTACAGGTCCAGGTGGCGATCAACAATGGACCCAATGGCGCGGTGCCGTATATGTATGTGGTATTTCTCTGCCAGGGGAAAGGGAATACCTTCCGGTATTTGAAGGAAGAAAAATACGGGAGTATGATCAAAGAGCCGGGAGGAGACGAGAAGTACGGGTATATCGTCGTCCGGCAGCGAACGGGCGGCGGCGGATACCATACGACCGATCGCGACTGTCTCAGACTCTACCGGATCGCCGAAGAAAAGCTCGACACCTTGCAGTCGAAGGCGGCGAGGGGGGGATAGGTGTCTATTTTCCGGAAATGATTCGGGCTGGGGAGACTTGAACTCCCGCCCTCTCGGTCCCGAACCGAGCGCGCTAGCCACTGCGCTACAGCCCGAAAAAAAAATACGGGAGCGACGGGGATTGAACCCGCGATCTCCGGCTTGACAGGCCGGCGCGATAACCATCTTCGCTACGCCCCCGAATCGGTAAATCGAGTAGTAATGTATCTATTTTTCCGTGAAATGTCAAGCGCCTTTTAGAATATGTGGAAATTTCCGGGTGTTATTGCCTCCTATTGACATTTTATTTCAATATTGATAAAGTTGTGCCGCTTAAGGTTCAGGTTATTCCGGTTCCGCTTGCGCCCACGGTTCGGCCGGAGTGAAAAGCGGATACGGCCTTAACGTGAAAGCATATCGCTTTTCGACCGTGATGGTAAGGTCTTAGCGTGCATTATATTTTAACTCGAGAAAAGGAAAAGCCATGCCAACTTCAAGAGAACAGAGACGAATTCAGCAAAAAAGATCAAAAGAAAAAAAATACGCGGAAGTACAAAAACAAAGGCACCCGATCCTCTATGGTATCAGTATCGTGGTGCTGGTCGTCGTCGTCGTTACTTTCATCGGTTCGGGAATTGTCGGCGGAATACAGCAGCAGCCGCGTTATGTCTTCGGTACATATAAAGACAAGGAAATAGAGCTTCTGGGAGGAAGGACCATGTCGGCGCTCAATTATTTTACCCAGCTGTTGTCCAATATTCCGGATGATCTCGAAAGCCCCGACCAGCGGAAACAGTACTGGCAGTATTTTTACAACGTGGCGGTCACGCACCTCATTATGATTGACGAGGCGGAACGCGGGATGAGTATGGTTTCACAGGACAGGATCGATGAGGAGATCGCGTCAAGCGGAATTTACAAGAACAAGGACGGTTATTTCGATGAAAAGAAGTATACCGATACGACGGATATGGAAAAAAGCCTGATCCGGAAATATATCCGCGAACAGATTATCTATTCCCAGTACGTTCAGGACAAGCTGTTCTCGCAGCTTATGAGTAAGGAAGAGGCATCGTTTTTCAAGAAAATGGCCGGTACCCAGAGAAAATTTTCCTATGTTTCATTCCGGTATTCCGATTACCCCACCGAGAAGGTTATCGAATACGGTAAAAACAATGTGGACAAATTCCGGAAGATCAGGGTAAGCAGGATTTTCCTTTCCGATGCAGCGGAAGAAGAGGCACAGGATTTGTACAACAGCCTGGAAATGAAGGTAAAGAGTTTCGAGGATCTTGCCCGGGAAAAATCAGAGGACTACTTTGCCTCGAGCGGCGGGGATATGGGCTACAAGTACTCATACGAACTCAGGGGATTCGTCGAAACGGACGAGCAACTCGACCAGATCATGAAACTTCGCAAGGACGAGATCAGTCTGCCCATCAAGCGGGGAGAAGACTGGTCGATTTACAAATGCAGCGAAGAAGCGGTCGACCCCGATTTTACCGAGGAATCGATGCAGACGATCGTCTATGATTACATAATGCAAAAACAGCGAAACATCATCGAAGACTATACGCTTACTTTTGCGACGGATTTCAAGAAAAAAGCGGAGGAGACCGGTTTTAATGAGGCTGCCAGGGCGGTGGATCAATATCCCCCCTCTAAAACCGGATATTTCCCCATCAATTACCTCGAAGTATTCGGGAATTTTCCCGTTAAACCGGAATCGGAAGACTCGCCGACGATCACCGATGCCGCCTACAACAAGGAATTTTTTACCGAGGCCTTCTCCGTTTCTCCCGGCACCGTTACGGAACCGATCCTCCTTTCCGACCAGATTCTCGTCATGCAGCCGGAAGACGAAAAGGAATACTCGGAAGAAGACTGGGAGGCCCAAAACACCACCTTTTCAATAATGATGCAATACAACCAGGAAGATCCTTATTTTCTCCAGCTTTCGAGTACACTCAAGAATATCGCCTCGTCATACGGGATTCCGTATCAGATACTTCTTCTGCGTCTCAATCAGCAGGCGGATGATGAAGGGATTCCTTATTCGTGGATGTTCAATGTGTTCGAGTACACATATTTCGATCTCGACAGGATGATTCAAGAAAAACGGGCCGAACATCTCGAGGATCATTTTAACGAAACCTATAAAACGCTGACGG
Coding sequences within:
- a CDS encoding peptidylprolyl isomerase, translated to MPTSREQRRIQQKRSKEKKYAEVQKQRHPILYGISIVVLVVVVVTFIGSGIVGGIQQQPRYVFGTYKDKEIELLGGRTMSALNYFTQLLSNIPDDLESPDQRKQYWQYFYNVAVTHLIMIDEAERGMSMVSQDRIDEEIASSGIYKNKDGYFDEKKYTDTTDMEKSLIRKYIREQIIYSQYVQDKLFSQLMSKEEASFFKKMAGTQRKFSYVSFRYSDYPTEKVIEYGKNNVDKFRKIRVSRIFLSDAAEEEAQDLYNSLEMKVKSFEDLAREKSEDYFASSGGDMGYKYSYELRGFVETDEQLDQIMKLRKDEISLPIKRGEDWSIYKCSEEAVDPDFTEESMQTIVYDYIMQKQRNIIEDYTLTFATDFKKKAEETGFNEAARAVDQYPPSKTGYFPINYLEVFGNFPVKPESEDSPTITDAAYNKEFFTEAFSVSPGTVTEPILLSDQILVMQPEDEKEYSEEDWEAQNTTFSIMMQYNQEDPYFLQLSSTLKNIASSYGIPYQILLLRLNQQADDEGIPYSWMFNVFEYTYFDLDRMIQEKRAEHLEDHFNETYKTLTGY